From the genome of Nitrospirota bacterium:
TTTGCCTCATTATCCATTAACAGTATTATTATTCCGTTACATGGGATGAGGTTGCCTAACATATAGGATACTTTCTCAAGAATCTCGTTTCTGTTTATGAGTGCAAGTATACCCCTGTCTATCTCATGCATTACCTCAATAGTCTCCACCTTGTAGGAGAGCTCCATAGTCTTTTCCATAGAATCCCTGTACAGATACGCATTATTAAGGGCAAGACTAATCTGATAACCCATCCCCTCCATGATGTGCCTGTCTTTGAAAGTAAAGGACCTTGGAGAATAATAACAATTTATTATGAAACCCACCACCTTATTCCTGACCAGAAAAGGAATAATGGACATCGCATTTAAGGGTAGTGAACTAATAACACCCTGATGTAACAATGGGTCATCTCCATTCTCTATAAATATTAATGATTTTGTCCGTAATACCTCTCCGAGAGGAGGAAAATTATCCGGATTCATGCTTAAGACATGCTCAGCTCCGGTTGCAGATACCTGTACATATATCTCCCGATCCTTATTCCAGAGAAAGGTCATAATAATATCAGGGTTAAACATCTTACTGCTTATTACTGCCACATTTTTCAATAAAAAAGCAGGGTCCATAACATCCATCACTTCCCGTGAAATAGCAAGGATATCCTTGCTTATCTCAGCCTCTTCCCTTGCCTTCTCTATAGCCACATGGAGATCTCTGTTTCTTTGAAGCATTTTTTCATTAAGGGTTCTCAACTCCTTTTCAACCCTTTTAAGCATGGTTATATCTTTCACCACATGGATTATATTTCTTACCTTATTGTCATCATCAAAAAGCGGGTATACTGAAATATCATAAGTTGTACCGGTTCTTGGGTCGGCCCATTCAAGATGAGTATTCTCTCCGGTCTGAAATGACTTCGCCTGGGGACATTCATCAATAGGGCCTACTGTACCGTGAAATAATTCATAGCAGTGTCTCCCGATAAGCTCTTTGGGTGAGATATTAAACTTGCGGGCGCACGCCTTATTGGCCCGTATGATCCTGAACTTATTATCATGTATAGAGATTAAATCAGAGACTGCATCAAAGGTGCTCTCCCACTCCTTTTTTGCACGCTCGATATTAGCTATTGTCCCCTTTGTCATTTTCATAAACTATTGACCTCTTCCGGGTTGGCAGGTTATTTTATTTCTGAGATGAGGTATTTGCTGAGTTTTTCCATGCGATGTTTATGTTTGTTATAGAAGGGGAGAAGCATCTGATATTCTCTTACCTTTGCTGTATCCTTAATTTCAATGATATTAATATCAATGGGGAGTCTTTTTTTGACATTATGGTAGGCACCAATAAAAAGGATCCCTGTCTCATCCTGATTCAGGGTTTCAGCTATTCTTCGTGAAATGAATATATCTCTCTTCTTTAAGAGCCTGTTTTTGGTCAACTTGTATACTATAAGCAATAATAATTTCCCGGGTACAGTCTTCGCCCTGGTTATCTTTATCAGCCTGTCACGCTCTTCCGAGACAAGGGCAAGCTCCTCTGTCCTGACCAATATGGCCCCTTTTTGAAGAAGCCTTGAAACTATCTCATAATTTTTACTTCCTGATTTTACCCCTTCCTCTACTATCTTTTGTCCCATTTCTCCATCTGCCAACATTCCATCCTGATAAATCTTAAAACCGGATACCTCTATAGATTCAAAGTAATTTATTATCGTATCCCAAAAATCATTTACTACCCCTTCATGTCTTCTCCATGGTTCTTCTCCCAGGTCTTTTGTCCCTCTTTCGGCAATATCCTTAGCCAGAGAGCCAAGGTCCGCTCTCGTGTGTATAACAGGAACATAAAGAAGGGTTCTCATGTCTCAATATTCTTTTTCTCAGGATAGACAAGGGATGTATCATGCTGCCACCAGTTTATCCCCATCTCCTTCGCCTTATCTACTGAGGCGACCAGGAGTCTTATTTTAATATTAATAAGGTCTATATCAGCAATCTGAATCTTTATATCACCTGCTATCACGATCCCTTTGTCCAATACACGTTCCAGGATATCAGCAAGATTAGTAGCTTCCGTGGCATGAGCCATCTTTTGCACAGACATAGTGTCTCCTTATAGCAGGTTTCCCAATGGACCTAAATTAATATTGAGTTCTTCATCCTTAAGCCCGAACAACTCTTTTAGTTCCAGAATCTTATTCTCCAATTTCATAAGGGTTTCTCCAATTTTCTCAATCTCTTCTTCAGATAAGGAACCATTCTCTATCCTTCTCATAGCCTGCTTCTCCATAAGTTTTCTTATTAATTCCACTATAGTGAGGACTAACTTTGCCAAACCATTCTCTATATTTTCAGGATTGATGTTAATCTTGTCGGAGTATGCCTCCTGAATTTTCTCAATCTCTTCTATGAATGCGTCAGGTGTATCTGTCTCTATTAATCTGTCCATCCGAAAATCCCCTCCGGCGGGGTAAGAAAACCCCGCCTATCCATTTCTACGAGGATAGGCGGGACTTTCTTGTCCCGCTGATTTTCATGGCCCTTTGTGAACCCTGGTTCATGTGGGTTCATCCGAAAATCCCTCCGGCGGGGTAAGAAAACCCCGCCTATCCATATCAACGAGGATAGACGGGACATTCTTGTCCCGCTGATTTTCATTTCCCTTTGTGAGCCGAAGGTTCATGGGAATTCATCCGAAAATAACCCCCCCATGCCCCCCCTTAACAAGGGGGGGCTGGGGGGGTGATTTTCATCCCCCTTTGTGAGCGCCCCGCTCATGACGGTTCATCATAAGTTAATATTAACAAAATTATAGGGAGGCCAGGGTCCGCTGAGTAAGTACTTGAAGTCACCTGGGGCACTCTTTAAGTGCCCGAAGGCCTTTTTGAAATCCCCTTGTTTCTCGTTTTCAACAAGATAGAAGGCATTTAAAAGTAAGTCCTTGCTCTTAAGTTTTTCTATCTTCTTTT
Proteins encoded in this window:
- a CDS encoding gas vesicle protein K, with protein sequence MDRLIETDTPDAFIEEIEKIQEAYSDKININPENIENGLAKLVLTIVELIRKLMEKQAMRRIENGSLSEEEIEKIGETLMKLENKILELKELFGLKDEELNINLGPLGNLL
- a CDS encoding GAF domain-containing protein — encoded protein: MKMTKGTIANIERAKKEWESTFDAVSDLISIHDNKFRIIRANKACARKFNISPKELIGRHCYELFHGTVGPIDECPQAKSFQTGENTHLEWADPRTGTTYDISVYPLFDDDNKVRNIIHVVKDITMLKRVEKELRTLNEKMLQRNRDLHVAIEKAREEAEISKDILAISREVMDVMDPAFLLKNVAVISSKMFNPDIIMTFLWNKDREIYVQVSATGAEHVLSMNPDNFPPLGEVLRTKSLIFIENGDDPLLHQGVISSLPLNAMSIIPFLVRNKVVGFIINCYYSPRSFTFKDRHIMEGMGYQISLALNNAYLYRDSMEKTMELSYKVETIEVMHEIDRGILALINRNEILEKVSYMLGNLIPCNGIIILLMDNEANGFRYAAGWGIELPKGEITSFDDINYSEFLKPPRIVVRTELKAEDIVPFDSKLYKMGVRSDIRIPLFSGNEVAGVLNILSHRIAGFTTSQLNTIEMIASQISVALDNARLVEDLQELLIGTTISLAGAIEAKSPWTKGHSERVTEYAMTIGRQMGLTEKELENVTLQ
- a CDS encoding gas vesicle protein, with the protein product MSVQKMAHATEATNLADILERVLDKGIVIAGDIKIQIADIDLINIKIRLLVASVDKAKEMGINWWQHDTSLVYPEKKNIET